The Deinococcus fonticola sequence CTCTTTCCAGAATGGGAGACTTTGCACCGCAATGATTGGCTCCCCATCAGCTTGGCCGTTCACCTCTTTCAAGTCGAACACAATCAAGCCCAGTACAATTAAGGAGTACTTATGACCACCGCGACCAAACCCCGTCAGCCTGAACTGAAAACCGCGCTCCCCGGCCCGAAAACGGCCGAGATCATGGCGCGTGACGCGCAGCACCTCTCCACGTCATACATGCGCCCCTACCCCTTCGTGCCGGACCACGGCGAGGGCGTGTGGCTCACCGACGTGGACGGGAACACCATGCTGGACTTCTTCGCGGGGATCGCCGTGAGCACGACCGGGCACGCGCACCCGCACGTGGTGAAGGCCGTGCAGGAGCAGATCACGAAGTTCACGCACGTGTGCCTGACCGATTACCCGCAGGAGATCACCACCAGCCTCGCCGAGCGCCTCGTGAAACACGTGGAGAAGGACGGGGAGAAGTGGCGCGTGTTCTTCAGCAACAGCGGCGCGGAGGCCGTGGAAGCGGCCGTGAAACTGGCCCGCAACCACACCGGGCGCCAGCACATCATCTCCACCATGGGGTCCTTCCACGGCCGCACGTACGGCGCCATCACGCTGACCGGCAGCAAGACGAAGTACAAGCGCGGCTTCGGCCCGCTGCTGCCAGCTGTCTCGCACGTGCCGTACCCGAACCCCTTCCGGCCGCCGCTGGGCAGCACGCCCGAAACCTGCGGTCAGGCCGTCCTGGCGCACATCGAGGAACTCTTCGTGGGCATCCTGCCCGCTGACGAGGTCGCCGCGATCATCGTGGAACCCATGCAGGGCGAGGGCGGGTACATCGTGCCGCCCGCCGACTTCCTGCCGGGGCTGCGCGCGCTGTGCGACAGGCACGGCATCCTGCTGATCTTCGACGAGGTGCAGGCCGGCATGGGCCGCACCGGGAAGATGTTCAGCTACCAGCACTTCGGCAACAACGGTCAAGACTGCCAGCCGGATATCATCACGTCCGCCAAGGGCATCGCGTCCGGCATGCCGCTGGGCGCCCTGCTCGCCAAGGAAAGCGTCATGACCTGGCCGGTCGGGTCGCACGGCAGCACCTACGGCGGGAACCCGGTCGCGGCGGCCGCGTCTCACGCCACGCTGGATCTGCTCGAAGGCGTGGTGAAGCACCCCGGCTGCGGCGAGAGCCTGATGGACAACGCCACGCAGGTCGGCAACTACATCCTGGCCGAGCTGAAGAAGATGCAGGCCGAGTTCCCTTTCCTGGGCGACGTGCGCGGCGAGGGCCTGTTCATCGGCCTGGAATTCGTGAAGCCGGACGGCAGCCCCGACGGCGCCCTGCGCGACCGGGCCAGCATGGCGATGTTCGAGAAGGGCCTCCTGAACCTCGACTGCGGCGAGGCCGTGATCCGCATCAGCCCGCCGCTGATCCTGACCCGCGAGGACGCTGAGACGGGCCTGAATATCATGCGCGACACCCTGCGCGACCTGAATTAACATCAAGGTGTCCTGACCCGCTGCCACCACCGGCAGCGGGTTTCCTTATGCAAGACCTAAAGGGTTCCTTTTCCTGCTGCCTGCTGTGCTGAATTACGCTGGCAACAACATTAAAACAAAGGAGGGCAAGAAGATGGGAGAAGGCAACCCGAGTGCGCGTCAAGGGCAAACTGAACGCAGTCCGCAGGGTGCACATAAGGACACGGACGACCTGAGCAGCATCAAGGACGTGCAGCAGACCGGCATGCAGGAAAAAGCCCAGCAGGTGGAGAACCTCCCGGAGGAGGAAATTAATCCGGGCGTAACTGCCGAACCGCGTAAACGCTAGGAGGACGTATGGGTGAGGGCAAACCGAACGGTGAGGCGCGGGCAAACGTGCCGCAGGAAACCATCAACGATCAGGGACAGTGGAACACGGGCACGCCGAAGGACCCCGGGGATGCGGTGACACAGGGCATCTACCCGGACGCCAGCGACGCGAATGCGGACGCCGGCGCGGGCACGTCTCAGGCGCAACAAGTATCCATGACCACGGATCCGCGCCCGGTGGAACAGGGCGGCAACGGGAACCCCAGCACCTACGGCAGCATGAAAGAGGGCCTGCCGGCCAGTGGGGCGGCCACCGATCCGAGCAAGACCACGCCCGGGGACGAATCGGCCTGAGCCTGCCTAGTCCGCCCACAAATCCCAGCCAGAGATTTGTGGGCCTGACAGGCTGAATTCCATTTCCGACACCTCAGGGGAAGGGCTGTCAGGATTTTGTGATGATTGACACGCCCGAAAAGCGGGTGTAGCCTGCCAGC is a genomic window containing:
- a CDS encoding acetyl ornithine aminotransferase family protein, with amino-acid sequence MTTATKPRQPELKTALPGPKTAEIMARDAQHLSTSYMRPYPFVPDHGEGVWLTDVDGNTMLDFFAGIAVSTTGHAHPHVVKAVQEQITKFTHVCLTDYPQEITTSLAERLVKHVEKDGEKWRVFFSNSGAEAVEAAVKLARNHTGRQHIISTMGSFHGRTYGAITLTGSKTKYKRGFGPLLPAVSHVPYPNPFRPPLGSTPETCGQAVLAHIEELFVGILPADEVAAIIVEPMQGEGGYIVPPADFLPGLRALCDRHGILLIFDEVQAGMGRTGKMFSYQHFGNNGQDCQPDIITSAKGIASGMPLGALLAKESVMTWPVGSHGSTYGGNPVAAAASHATLDLLEGVVKHPGCGESLMDNATQVGNYILAELKKMQAEFPFLGDVRGEGLFIGLEFVKPDGSPDGALRDRASMAMFEKGLLNLDCGEAVIRISPPLILTREDAETGLNIMRDTLRDLN